A genomic window from Anaerolineae bacterium includes:
- the nusB gene encoding transcription antitermination factor NusB: MKHRRLARHVALQALFEVDAVGHDPERALQYRLEESSLAPEHAAFARRLVWGVLQHRATIDDLIQRHAPLWPINDVAIVDRNILRIGTLELLWGETPPRVAINEAVELGKHFGSDSTHRFVNGVLASILEELEASGRLGELRDYMAPPPPAPSEESSQA; this comes from the coding sequence ATGAAACACCGACGCTTGGCCCGACATGTGGCACTGCAAGCGTTATTCGAGGTAGATGCAGTAGGACACGACCCGGAGCGGGCTCTGCAGTACCGGCTGGAGGAGAGCTCCCTGGCTCCCGAACATGCCGCGTTCGCCCGCCGGCTCGTCTGGGGCGTGCTCCAACACCGCGCCACCATTGATGACCTCATCCAGCGCCACGCTCCCCTCTGGCCCATCAACGACGTGGCTATTGTCGACCGCAATATCCTGCGCATCGGCACGCTGGAACTGCTGTGGGGCGAAACACCGCCCCGAGTGGCCATCAACGAAGCGGTGGAGTTGGGCAAACACTTCGGCTCGGACAGCACCCACCGCTTTGTGAACGGCGTGCTGGCGTCTATTCTGGAGGAACTGGAGGCCAGCGGTCGGCTCGGGGAACTGCGCGATTACATGGCCCCTCCCCCGCCGGCGCCCTCCGAGGAGAGCTCACAGGCATGA
- the tatA gene encoding twin-arginine translocase TatA/TatE family subunit, whose translation MNFFNIGPMELLLILVIVLMVFGPDKIPEVGASLGKAIRKFRQATKELAEEFDLEEINPTTLANVLEAQADALDRAQQAQTAGTAAPAPDESAQAPAPSETSEEPAAGSETADTPPAVPAPDAPGPEAPPIVHPPEDNEGRI comes from the coding sequence ATGAACTTTTTCAATATCGGCCCCATGGAGCTGTTATTGATACTGGTCATTGTGCTGATGGTGTTTGGGCCGGACAAAATCCCTGAAGTCGGCGCTTCCCTGGGAAAAGCTATCCGCAAATTCCGCCAGGCCACCAAAGAGCTGGCTGAGGAATTTGACCTGGAGGAAATCAACCCGACCACCCTGGCCAATGTGCTGGAGGCCCAGGCCGACGCGCTGGACCGTGCCCAGCAGGCGCAGACTGCCGGCACCGCCGCGCCGGCACCCGATGAATCCGCTCAGGCGCCGGCGCCTTCCGAGACATCTGAGGAGCCTGCCGCCGGCAGTGAGACTGCTGACACTCCGCCGGCCGTCCCAGCTCCCGATGCGCCTGGCCCCGAAGCACCGCCGATAGTCCACCCCCCTGAGGATAACGAAGGACGCATATGA